One window of Cellulomonas shaoxiangyii genomic DNA carries:
- the eccB gene encoding type VII secretion protein EccB, with product MASKKDLIEAQTFSRRRLLTAFTSGAPGGKELEPTKPMRGVVAGLALTALVVVGGLFYGFLRPGLPAGWDNNRLVVAEDTGARYVSVGGTLHPVANTTSARLIVPAGEFDVVTTSAGRLADAPLGQPVGIVGAPDQLPPTDRLLGTGWAACLVLEGTEGAAGVAGVATTLSATAPAVATDGAAVVRTEAGTAVLVGGTSFPVDADGTDAVLRAVGLGDADVRDVTAAWLRLFTPGTELSAIVVRDAGGTVEGTELRVGQVVHPQGSPATTRFLVREDGSLAPLSPLAYQLYLLGTGAQLGEALDVPSAAIAALKTSPTPAGAADWPTREIAPVPDADAPCALATDADGEPGTVLGVASDDAAVRTVGQRVDHGAGALVRAGGRGAQSSGGLYLVDATGTAFPVVGGADTLTRLGYATEDVGGVTDAWIALLPTGPVLSTEVATRGVTVADAGATAEAGTG from the coding sequence GTGGCCAGCAAGAAGGACCTCATCGAGGCGCAGACGTTCAGCCGTCGCCGCCTGCTCACCGCCTTCACGTCCGGCGCGCCCGGCGGCAAGGAGCTCGAGCCGACCAAGCCCATGCGCGGCGTCGTCGCGGGGCTGGCCCTCACGGCGCTCGTCGTCGTGGGCGGGCTCTTCTACGGCTTCCTGCGGCCCGGCCTGCCCGCGGGGTGGGACAACAACCGGCTCGTGGTGGCCGAGGACACGGGCGCCCGGTACGTCAGCGTCGGCGGCACCCTGCACCCCGTCGCGAACACCACGTCGGCACGGCTGATCGTCCCGGCCGGTGAGTTCGACGTCGTGACGACGAGCGCGGGGCGCCTCGCCGACGCCCCGCTCGGCCAGCCCGTCGGCATCGTCGGCGCGCCCGACCAGCTGCCGCCGACCGACCGGCTGCTCGGGACGGGCTGGGCCGCGTGCCTCGTCCTCGAGGGCACGGAGGGGGCCGCCGGGGTCGCCGGGGTCGCCACGACGCTGTCCGCCACGGCGCCCGCGGTGGCGACCGACGGGGCCGCCGTCGTGCGGACCGAGGCCGGCACCGCCGTGCTCGTCGGCGGCACGTCCTTCCCGGTCGACGCGGACGGCACGGACGCGGTGCTGCGTGCCGTCGGGCTCGGCGACGCCGACGTGCGCGACGTGACGGCGGCGTGGCTGCGCCTGTTCACCCCGGGCACGGAGCTGTCCGCCATCGTCGTGCGCGACGCGGGCGGAACCGTGGAGGGCACCGAGCTGCGCGTCGGGCAGGTCGTGCACCCGCAGGGCTCCCCCGCCACGACGCGCTTCCTCGTGCGGGAGGACGGCTCGCTCGCCCCGCTCAGCCCCCTCGCCTACCAGCTCTACCTGCTCGGCACCGGCGCACAGCTCGGGGAGGCGCTCGACGTCCCGTCCGCCGCCATCGCCGCCCTGAAGACGTCTCCCACCCCCGCGGGCGCGGCCGACTGGCCCACCCGCGAGATCGCGCCCGTCCCCGACGCGGACGCACCGTGCGCGCTCGCGACCGACGCCGACGGCGAGCCGGGCACCGTGCTCGGTGTCGCGTCGGACGACGCCGCGGTCCGGACCGTCGGGCAGCGCGTCGACCACGGCGCCGGCGCCCTGGTCCGCGCCGGTGGGCGCGGCGCGCAGTCCAGCGGCGGCCTCTACCTGGTCGACGCGACCGGCACGGCCTTCCCCGTCGTCGGCGGCGCCGACACCCTCACGCGCCTGGGGTACGCGACCGAGGACGTCGGCGGGGTCACGGACGCCTGGATCGCCCTCCTGCCCACCGGCCCCGTCCTCTCGACCGAGGTCGCGACGCGCGGGGTCACGGTCGCTGACGCCGGGGCGACCGCGGAGGCGGGCACGGGGTGA
- a CDS encoding S8 family peptidase, with amino-acid sequence MTARRPRRPSVRRTGAALAAAALLGTGLAAPAAAATQDGTWWYSGMGVAEVHAQGATGAGVTVAVIDDGIFPGMSYLADADVQVHEPSFCADDTDTPIPAARPLEQVAWHGTTVTGFLVGNGRGADGGQSIAGVAPDARVLFYAVSDGTRAPGAVSGFTCQQSLAQDAVDAHYVAQALRQAVDDGAQIITISVGNAFVYNLEVREALTWALREGVVVVAALGEYQPGDVVPVGDDLALANGVVAVEACDAELEPMEGEPGSGAPMEHDRVTVCAPGVDLLVQGSRDGDATSTGLGWGTSFAAPITAGALAAVWSAHPQATGNQMLQSLVHNTGAEEHELDYDPVYGYGVVGLRHMLREDPTTFPDENPLLLDVAENDGGRSDPITPGEVAEATRPVWPGDPDAPADDAEQPATDAPTDAPTAGAAPPDTDAGDGTGSGVPAGAVAAGGAAVATLAVVAVLLARRRSSGAPTTAP; translated from the coding sequence ATGACGGCTCGCCGTCCCCGCCGTCCGTCCGTCCGGCGCACGGGCGCCGCCCTGGCCGCGGCTGCCCTGCTCGGCACGGGACTGGCAGCGCCGGCCGCCGCGGCGACGCAGGACGGCACGTGGTGGTACTCCGGCATGGGCGTCGCCGAGGTGCACGCCCAGGGCGCCACGGGCGCCGGGGTGACGGTCGCGGTCATCGACGACGGCATCTTCCCCGGGATGTCGTACCTCGCCGACGCGGACGTGCAGGTGCACGAGCCCTCGTTCTGCGCCGACGACACCGACACACCCATCCCCGCCGCCCGCCCGCTCGAGCAGGTCGCCTGGCACGGCACGACCGTCACCGGCTTCCTCGTCGGCAACGGCCGGGGCGCCGACGGTGGCCAGTCGATCGCCGGCGTCGCACCGGATGCGCGCGTGCTGTTCTACGCCGTGAGCGACGGGACGCGGGCGCCGGGCGCGGTCAGCGGGTTCACCTGCCAGCAGTCCCTCGCCCAGGACGCCGTGGACGCGCACTACGTGGCGCAGGCGCTGCGGCAGGCCGTCGACGACGGGGCGCAGATCATCACCATCAGCGTGGGCAACGCGTTCGTCTACAACCTCGAGGTGCGCGAGGCGCTCACCTGGGCCCTGCGCGAGGGAGTGGTCGTCGTCGCCGCGCTCGGCGAGTACCAGCCGGGAGACGTCGTCCCGGTCGGGGACGACCTGGCGCTGGCCAACGGCGTCGTGGCCGTCGAGGCCTGCGACGCCGAGCTCGAGCCGATGGAGGGCGAACCCGGCTCGGGCGCGCCCATGGAGCACGACCGCGTGACGGTGTGCGCACCCGGTGTCGACCTGCTGGTGCAGGGGTCGCGCGACGGGGACGCGACGTCGACCGGCCTCGGCTGGGGGACCTCGTTCGCGGCGCCGATCACGGCCGGCGCGCTCGCCGCCGTCTGGTCCGCCCACCCGCAGGCGACGGGCAACCAGATGCTGCAGAGCCTCGTCCACAACACCGGGGCGGAGGAGCACGAGCTCGACTACGACCCCGTCTACGGCTACGGGGTCGTCGGCCTGCGGCACATGCTGCGCGAGGACCCGACGACGTTCCCCGACGAGAACCCCCTGCTGCTCGACGTGGCCGAGAACGACGGCGGACGCTCGGACCCCATCACGCCGGGGGAGGTCGCCGAGGCCACCCGTCCGGTCTGGCCCGGCGACCCGGACGCACCCGCCGACGACGCGGAGCAGCCGGCCACCGACGCGCCCACCGACGCGCCCACCGCCGGCGCCGCGCCGCCCGACACGGACGCCGGCGACGGCACGGGCAGCGGCGTCCCCGCCGGCGCGGTCGCCGCGGGCGGCGCAGCCGTCGCCACCCTCGCGGTGGTGGCGGTCCTGCTGGCCCGGCGCCGGTCCTCCGGCGCCCCGACGACGGCCCCGTGA
- the eccCa gene encoding type VII secretion protein EccCa, producing the protein MTLQPPPELAAADDTSSMLTSLLPMLGSVGAIVMVTISNAGPTGFLTGGMFLLSSLGFVAANGWRQRSQRAAQLLDARREYLAYLTEMRATVRTAARQQRRAAHWQYPAPATLPFLAEERTRVWERGSQDADFLDVRLGVADQPAALVLEAPELPPLAQLDPVAASAAHRFMLTHEDVPELPFGVRLDGWSRLEVTGPEDDVRALARAVLVGAAALHHPEDLVVAVVADESVLPRWEWVKWLPHAHSRRVQDGAGPARMVVSSFAALDDLLPTDLGQRPRFAPGGGVTPHVLVVVDGVPLNAAHPGLREGGVQGVTVLDLPARWGALEDDAAARVALSRVGDRLRAELVQARGAGAPFTPDACTEVEAEATARRLMPLYSGPAAVEARGSAQAELVELLGLPDVRDVDLDVAWRGRLERDRLRVPIGQDTTGAPLVLDLKESAQQGMGPHGVLIGATGSGKSEVLRTLVLALALTHSPEELNFVLVDFKGGATFAGMAGMPHVSAIITNLSDELSLVDRFQDALTGEMTRRQELLRAAGNFANVGDYEKARRGGRTDLAPLPALLVVVDEFSELLSAKPEFVDSFVAIGRVGRSLHVHLLIASQRLEEGRLRGLDTYLSYRVGLRTFSGAESRAVLGVPDAVDLPREPGVGYLKVGTEGMTQFKAAYVSGRPPQRQEITRRADGGGVRAVTSFTAAPVASPVESEQAEVLDPAAVVAEGRDERVTFDIAVDRMTGRGPQAHKVWLPPLETPDPLDELLGDLAPDPSLGLVSRRWREAGTLTVPVGVIDVPLEQRREPLVVSLSGSAGHMAVVGRPVSGKSTLLRSTVVALSLTRTPLEVQFYVLDFGGGTFIGLRDLPHVSGVATRTEAEAVRRTVAEVAGVVDRREQYFREQGIDSIETYRARRAAGTADDGWGDVFLVVDGWGTLRGEFEALEATVQSIAARGLSYGVHVMVSATRWMEIRPQVKDLIGTRLELRLGDAGDSEVDRRAAANVPAAMPGRGLTPGKLHMLGALPRIDGSGEPSTLAEGVADLVARTRAAWRGPAGPRLRLLPTVLALDELRATAGADDRRILLGVDEEALAPFGLDPTDEPHLYLYGESDAGKTALLRTFAAEVQRLYTPQEAKLFVVDYRRGLLDEIPQEYVGAYLTTAEMTQGGMEDLAAFFRTRVPGPDLTPDQLRTRSWWKGAEGFVLVDDYDLVATSQGNPMLPIVPLLAQAADLGLHVVIARHTGGASRAAYDPVLQRLTDLGTTGILLSGNPDEGQLIGRVKPVQGPPGRVQVVSRDRGLFQGQLAFQPSRHG; encoded by the coding sequence GTGACGCTCCAGCCGCCGCCGGAGCTCGCGGCCGCCGACGACACGTCGTCGATGCTCACGTCCCTGCTGCCGATGCTCGGCTCGGTGGGCGCCATCGTCATGGTGACCATCTCCAACGCGGGCCCCACCGGCTTCCTCACCGGCGGCATGTTCCTGCTGTCGTCGCTCGGCTTCGTCGCCGCGAACGGGTGGCGTCAGCGCTCTCAGCGCGCCGCCCAGCTGCTCGACGCCCGGCGCGAGTACCTCGCGTACCTCACCGAGATGCGCGCGACCGTGCGCACGGCCGCGCGTCAGCAGCGCCGCGCCGCGCACTGGCAGTACCCGGCGCCCGCGACGCTGCCGTTCCTCGCCGAGGAGCGCACGCGCGTGTGGGAGCGGGGCTCGCAGGACGCCGACTTCCTCGACGTGCGGCTCGGCGTGGCCGACCAGCCGGCCGCGCTCGTCCTCGAGGCCCCGGAGCTGCCGCCGCTCGCGCAGCTCGACCCCGTGGCGGCGTCCGCGGCGCACCGCTTCATGCTCACGCACGAGGACGTGCCGGAGCTGCCGTTCGGCGTCCGGCTCGACGGCTGGTCGCGCCTGGAGGTCACCGGCCCCGAGGACGACGTGCGCGCGCTGGCCCGCGCCGTGCTCGTCGGCGCCGCGGCGCTGCACCACCCGGAGGACCTCGTCGTCGCGGTCGTCGCCGACGAGTCCGTACTGCCCCGCTGGGAGTGGGTGAAGTGGCTGCCGCACGCGCACTCGCGTCGCGTGCAGGACGGCGCCGGCCCGGCCCGCATGGTGGTGAGCTCCTTCGCGGCGCTCGACGACCTGCTGCCCACGGACCTCGGGCAGCGACCGCGCTTCGCGCCCGGCGGCGGCGTCACGCCGCACGTGCTCGTCGTCGTGGACGGCGTGCCGCTGAACGCTGCGCACCCGGGGCTGCGCGAGGGCGGCGTGCAGGGCGTCACGGTCCTCGACCTGCCGGCCCGCTGGGGCGCGCTCGAGGACGACGCGGCCGCGCGCGTCGCGCTCTCCCGCGTGGGGGACCGGCTGCGCGCCGAGCTCGTGCAGGCACGCGGCGCGGGTGCGCCGTTCACGCCGGACGCGTGCACGGAGGTGGAGGCGGAGGCCACGGCCCGTCGCCTGATGCCGCTGTACTCCGGCCCGGCGGCGGTCGAGGCGCGCGGGTCCGCGCAGGCGGAGCTCGTCGAGCTCCTCGGCCTGCCGGACGTGCGCGACGTCGACCTGGACGTCGCGTGGCGGGGCCGGCTCGAGCGGGACCGCCTGCGCGTGCCGATCGGGCAGGACACCACGGGCGCGCCGCTCGTGCTCGACCTCAAGGAGTCCGCCCAGCAGGGCATGGGCCCGCACGGCGTGCTCATCGGCGCCACCGGGTCCGGCAAGTCGGAGGTGCTGCGCACGCTCGTCCTGGCGCTCGCGCTGACGCACTCGCCGGAGGAGCTCAACTTCGTCCTCGTCGACTTCAAGGGTGGCGCGACGTTCGCCGGCATGGCGGGCATGCCGCACGTGTCCGCGATCATCACGAACCTGTCCGACGAGCTGTCGCTCGTCGACCGCTTCCAGGACGCCCTGACCGGTGAGATGACGCGTCGCCAGGAGCTGCTGCGCGCCGCGGGCAACTTCGCCAACGTCGGGGACTACGAGAAGGCGCGCCGCGGCGGCCGCACCGACCTGGCCCCGCTGCCCGCGCTGCTCGTCGTCGTCGACGAGTTCTCCGAGCTGCTGTCCGCCAAGCCCGAGTTCGTCGACAGCTTCGTCGCGATCGGCCGCGTGGGGCGCTCGCTGCACGTGCACCTGCTCATCGCGTCGCAGCGGCTCGAGGAGGGCCGCCTGCGCGGCCTCGACACCTACCTGTCGTACCGCGTCGGCCTGCGCACGTTCTCGGGCGCCGAGTCCCGCGCGGTGCTGGGCGTCCCGGACGCCGTCGACCTGCCGCGCGAGCCCGGTGTCGGCTACCTGAAGGTCGGCACCGAGGGCATGACGCAGTTCAAGGCCGCGTACGTCTCGGGCCGCCCGCCCCAGCGGCAGGAGATCACGCGGCGTGCGGACGGCGGCGGCGTGCGTGCCGTCACGTCGTTCACCGCGGCGCCCGTGGCCTCGCCCGTCGAGTCCGAGCAGGCGGAGGTGCTGGACCCCGCGGCCGTGGTCGCGGAGGGCCGCGACGAGCGCGTGACGTTCGACATCGCGGTCGACCGGATGACGGGCCGCGGGCCGCAGGCGCACAAGGTCTGGCTCCCGCCGCTCGAGACGCCCGACCCGCTCGACGAGCTGCTCGGCGACCTCGCCCCGGACCCGTCGCTCGGCCTGGTCAGCCGGCGCTGGCGCGAGGCCGGGACGCTCACGGTGCCCGTCGGCGTCATCGACGTGCCGCTCGAGCAGCGCCGCGAGCCGCTCGTCGTGTCCCTGTCCGGCTCGGCCGGCCACATGGCGGTCGTCGGCCGCCCGGTGTCCGGCAAGAGCACGCTGCTGCGCTCGACGGTCGTCGCGCTGTCGCTGACGCGCACGCCGCTCGAGGTGCAGTTCTACGTCCTCGACTTCGGCGGCGGCACGTTCATCGGCCTGCGCGACCTGCCGCACGTGTCGGGCGTCGCGACCCGCACCGAGGCGGAGGCCGTGCGCCGCACGGTCGCCGAGGTCGCGGGCGTCGTCGACCGCCGCGAGCAGTACTTCCGCGAGCAGGGCATCGACTCCATCGAGACCTACCGGGCGCGCCGCGCGGCCGGCACGGCCGACGACGGCTGGGGCGACGTGTTCCTGGTCGTCGACGGCTGGGGCACCCTGCGCGGGGAGTTCGAGGCCCTCGAGGCGACCGTGCAGTCGATCGCCGCGCGCGGACTGTCCTACGGCGTGCACGTCATGGTCTCGGCCACGCGCTGGATGGAGATCCGCCCCCAGGTCAAGGACCTCATCGGGACGCGTCTCGAGCTGCGGCTCGGCGACGCGGGCGACTCCGAGGTCGACCGCCGGGCGGCGGCCAACGTGCCCGCCGCCATGCCGGGTCGCGGCCTCACGCCGGGCAAGCTGCACATGCTGGGCGCGCTGCCTCGCATCGACGGGTCGGGGGAGCCGTCGACGCTCGCCGAGGGCGTCGCGGACCTCGTCGCGCGGACCCGGGCCGCCTGGCGCGGGCCGGCCGGCCCCCGCCTGCGGCTGCTGCCGACCGTGCTCGCGCTCGACGAGCTGCGCGCGACCGCCGGCGCCGACGACCGCCGCATCCTCCTGGGCGTCGACGAGGAGGCGCTCGCGCCGTTCGGGCTCGACCCGACCGACGAGCCGCACCTGTACCTCTACGGCGAGTCCGACGCCGGCAAGACGGCCCTGCTGCGCACGTTCGCCGCCGAGGTCCAGCGGCTGTACACGCCGCAGGAGGCGAAGCTCTTCGTCGTCGACTACCGGCGTGGCCTGCTGGACGAGATCCCGCAGGAGTACGTCGGCGCCTACCTGACGACGGCCGAGATGACGCAGGGCGGTATGGAGGACCTCGCGGCCTTCTTCCGCACGCGCGTGCCCGGTCCCGACCTC
- a CDS encoding FHA domain-containing protein, whose translation MTTVTTTACWCCGAPAPADGPCPSCGALPRGSGGEPAADAGSRAGRRHTDGDLGEHLAGRAAGVGARLASFTIDVLALALVTAAVWLPTRSVVLTAIVAVEAVVALWVWQARTGLTVGNAVLRLRTAQDDRPWSPGAGRSFVRLLVVGLGALVAVVGAWGVVASAALDRTGRRRSWADRAAGTVVVAVPRRRAAPAAVVPPVAPGLTVMAAGAGAATPDLTLPWQEPDAGRPRTGPGPLPPGPPPATSAAGVPAVAPSGAPAAPWHAPASGGGGVLGDPVVVPQHTGSRAPERTDASPAGPQTGALLAVVGRPGAGAAPVAVTGAAVLLVVDTGQRELVAMGAAVVLGRSPEAVAAGDRPVVLQDPESTVSRRHLRLEHTRDGVRVTDLGSANGTAVLGDDGEVAVLPAHTTVLLVEGDRVRVGRRVFTVSSVVPEA comes from the coding sequence ATGACGACTGTGACCACGACGGCGTGCTGGTGCTGCGGTGCACCCGCACCGGCGGACGGGCCGTGCCCGAGCTGCGGCGCGCTGCCTCGCGGCAGCGGGGGAGAGCCCGCGGCCGACGCCGGCAGCCGCGCGGGCCGGCGCCACACCGACGGCGACCTCGGCGAGCACCTCGCGGGCCGTGCGGCCGGCGTCGGCGCGCGCCTGGCGTCCTTCACGATCGACGTCCTCGCGCTCGCGCTCGTCACCGCCGCGGTGTGGCTGCCGACGCGCTCGGTCGTCCTCACCGCGATCGTGGCCGTCGAGGCCGTGGTCGCCCTCTGGGTGTGGCAGGCCCGTACCGGCCTCACCGTCGGCAACGCGGTGCTGCGGCTGCGGACGGCGCAGGACGACCGCCCGTGGTCACCGGGTGCCGGACGCTCCTTCGTGCGGCTGCTCGTCGTGGGCCTCGGTGCGCTCGTCGCGGTCGTGGGCGCCTGGGGCGTCGTCGCGTCCGCCGCGCTGGACCGGACGGGGCGGCGCCGCTCGTGGGCGGACCGCGCCGCCGGCACCGTGGTCGTCGCCGTGCCCCGGCGCCGGGCCGCACCCGCCGCCGTCGTCCCGCCGGTCGCGCCCGGCCTGACCGTCATGGCGGCCGGTGCCGGTGCCGCGACCCCCGACCTCACCCTGCCGTGGCAGGAGCCCGACGCCGGGCGGCCCCGCACGGGTCCCGGCCCGCTGCCGCCCGGCCCCCCGCCGGCGACGTCGGCCGCGGGCGTGCCCGCCGTCGCGCCGAGCGGGGCCCCGGCCGCGCCCTGGCACGCCCCCGCGTCCGGGGGCGGCGGCGTCCTCGGTGACCCGGTCGTCGTGCCGCAGCACACCGGGTCGCGTGCGCCCGAGCGCACGGACGCCTCGCCCGCCGGCCCGCAGACCGGGGCGCTGCTCGCGGTCGTCGGGCGCCCCGGCGCCGGCGCCGCGCCGGTGGCGGTCACGGGCGCCGCGGTGCTGCTCGTCGTCGACACCGGGCAGCGCGAGCTCGTCGCGATGGGGGCCGCGGTCGTGCTCGGGCGCTCGCCCGAGGCCGTCGCGGCCGGCGACCGGCCCGTGGTCCTGCAGGACCCCGAGAGCACCGTCTCGCGCCGGCACCTGCGCCTGGAGCACACGCGCGACGGCGTCCGCGTGACCGACCTCGGCTCCGCCAACGGCACCGCCGTCCTGGGCGACGACGGCGAGGTCGCCGTCCTGCCCGCGCACACGACCGTCCTGCTCGTCGAGGGCGACCGCGTCCGGGTCGGCCGGCGCGTGTTCACCGTCTCGTCCGTCGTCCCGGAGGCCTGA
- a CDS encoding WXG100 family type VII secretion target gives MAENISAEEGALARGAQAVADARQGIDQRVAQVRREIETVGGMWTGPAASRFTQLMAEWDTKTKKLNGVLDQLETSLTGTARDQQATDEQTQQTISGLNSMMGA, from the coding sequence GTGGCAGAGAACATCTCCGCCGAAGAGGGGGCCCTCGCCCGCGGTGCGCAGGCCGTGGCCGACGCCCGTCAGGGCATCGACCAGCGTGTCGCCCAGGTCCGTCGCGAGATCGAGACGGTCGGCGGCATGTGGACCGGCCCCGCCGCGAGCCGCTTCACGCAGCTCATGGCCGAGTGGGACACCAAGACGAAGAAGCTGAACGGTGTCCTCGACCAGCTGGAGACCTCGCTCACCGGCACGGCCCGCGACCAGCAGGCCACGGACGAGCAGACGCAGCAGACCATCTCCGGTCTCAACTCGATGATGGGCGCCTGA
- the eccD gene encoding type VII secretion integral membrane protein EccD produces the protein MPQTTTAARALLHLTITSEDRRLDLGVPAQLPLVELMPGVVRSLGVLDPTLVHAGYGLRRSDGGLLDPAQSCAAQGVQDGELLTLVRGALVAEHRRYDDVVEAVVDATRDRAAWTAADQARTALAVSLVLLALGAGLLLSSPHGLGTGAIVALGAAVVLVTTGAVLTRTGAAEAGHGLGLAAAVWAAVGAYLLVPQGDLWGWPLAAAGMAAMVVGGLALATVASAPQVHVVPVAAGGAVGLTGMAAALLAPGDVAPWAVLVAVAATLSNLAPWLALSSTRLDVVSPHSDAEVLAAPPAVDGTDVARRALEGQRLLLSARVAAAVCVAVATPLVASSGATGAALCALAFVGLLFQSRQVHARSGVLTLMACGAVGITLTGTVVAVSGSVPPAVLTIVLLGSVAALVALTMLRPRARMRMVRLADTAELAVLTLLLPLGALTAGLV, from the coding sequence ATGCCTCAGACCACGACCGCCGCACGCGCCCTGCTGCACCTGACGATCACGAGCGAGGACCGTCGGCTGGACCTCGGCGTGCCCGCCCAGCTGCCGCTCGTCGAGCTCATGCCCGGCGTCGTGCGCAGCCTCGGCGTCCTCGACCCGACGCTCGTGCACGCCGGCTACGGGCTGCGCCGCTCCGACGGCGGCCTCCTCGACCCCGCCCAGAGCTGCGCCGCCCAGGGGGTGCAGGACGGCGAGCTCCTGACGCTCGTGCGGGGCGCCCTCGTCGCCGAGCACCGCCGGTACGACGACGTCGTGGAGGCGGTCGTCGACGCCACGCGCGACCGCGCCGCGTGGACGGCCGCCGACCAGGCGCGGACGGCGCTCGCCGTCAGCCTCGTGCTGCTCGCCCTCGGCGCGGGCCTGCTGCTGTCCTCGCCGCACGGGCTCGGCACCGGCGCGATCGTCGCGCTGGGTGCCGCCGTCGTCCTCGTCACGACCGGTGCGGTGCTCACGCGCACGGGTGCGGCGGAGGCCGGGCACGGGCTCGGGCTCGCGGCGGCCGTGTGGGCGGCCGTCGGCGCCTACCTGCTGGTGCCGCAGGGCGACCTGTGGGGATGGCCGCTGGCCGCCGCCGGGATGGCGGCCATGGTCGTCGGCGGGCTCGCGCTCGCCACGGTCGCGTCGGCACCGCAGGTGCACGTCGTGCCCGTCGCGGCCGGCGGCGCCGTCGGCCTCACGGGGATGGCCGCAGCGCTCCTCGCCCCGGGGGACGTCGCGCCGTGGGCCGTGCTCGTCGCGGTCGCCGCGACGCTGTCGAACCTCGCGCCGTGGCTCGCGCTGTCCTCCACGCGCCTCGACGTGGTCTCGCCGCACAGCGACGCGGAGGTGCTGGCCGCACCCCCCGCCGTCGACGGCACCGACGTGGCGCGGCGCGCGCTCGAGGGTCAGCGCCTGCTGCTGTCCGCCCGCGTCGCGGCCGCGGTCTGCGTCGCGGTGGCGACTCCGCTCGTGGCGTCCTCGGGTGCGACCGGTGCGGCACTGTGCGCGCTCGCGTTCGTCGGCCTGCTGTTCCAGTCGCGCCAGGTGCACGCCCGCAGCGGCGTGCTCACGCTCATGGCCTGCGGCGCCGTCGGGATCACGCTGACCGGCACCGTCGTCGCCGTCTCGGGCTCCGTCCCGCCCGCGGTCCTCACGATCGTGCTGCTCGGCTCCGTCGCCGCGCTGGTCGCGCTGACGATGCTGCGCCCCCGCGCCCGCATGCGCATGGTCCGGCTCGCCGACACCGCCGAGCTGGCCGTCCTGACCCTCCTGCTGCCCCTCGGCGCCCTCACGGCAGGGCTCGTCTGA
- a CDS encoding WXG100 family type VII secretion target: MSLGSFSVTPEQVIALSGNIRSGASGIRSELDELDNKVSSLRASWSGQAQESYSLAQRQWTQSLTELQQLLDRIATSTNEIAQNYTSADRQSAGRFGA; the protein is encoded by the coding sequence ATGTCGCTGGGTTCGTTCTCCGTCACCCCCGAGCAGGTCATCGCGCTGTCGGGCAACATCCGTTCGGGTGCCTCCGGCATCCGGTCCGAGCTCGACGAGCTCGACAACAAGGTCTCGTCGCTCCGCGCCAGCTGGTCCGGCCAGGCGCAGGAGTCCTACTCGCTCGCGCAGCGCCAGTGGACGCAGTCGCTGACGGAGCTGCAGCAGCTGCTGGACCGCATCGCCACCAGCACGAACGAGATCGCGCAGAACTACACGTCGGCCGACCGCCAGTCGGCGGGCCGCTTCGGCGCCTGA